A stretch of Corallococcus macrosporus DNA encodes these proteins:
- a CDS encoding serine/threonine-protein kinase, with the protein MTLEAGDTFGRYELVSWLGRGGMAETWHAQLMGAAGVTKSVLIKKVLPEYADDEAFISMFISEARISATLSHGNIAQVYDFGQVENEYFLAMEFVDGKPLDKVLKRTMRSGMPALPVPVAVFVAMEMCRGLHYAHTRTDSSGKPLGIVHRDISPDNVLVSYEGQVKIVDFGIAKAQLLRNFKTAPGVVKGKYLFFSPEQARGEEVDARTDIWATGVVLYELLCGRLPVDGPPHVVMTKIAHGEIPPLSQVRPDLPEALDRIVLKALNPDPAQRYATSHAFGDALAEFLYANHPRFSSLSLAHLLRVLFRGDLLNEGRELAVPEDFLEELKAWRQPVAQDRIPTVRHIRALKPPPRPATAAVIVTRESQEEEAPALPTAEVSPVRRSRAPWVGLALGGAALLALGGGAWWTRFRNAPVQEPPPQAKVVDAGVLVVEQLPEPPAPEPEPEPSTPPPPVNEWDETRVRKLLEDVYRLGKSSKDLPRAAKLVQTCVDALPDNADCRLAAGFAYERLRAFDKSVLHYQAFLERAPTTDIRRSAVADRLADLPLRKPMESTPASEAELESSRNAVLMNLSRGQLKEALDAATRCVTSLPREPECHLLQGDVLARMNQGAKGARSYERFLALAPADHRLRPSVLRKLVALRATGP; encoded by the coding sequence ATGACTCTTGAGGCAGGAGACACCTTCGGAAGGTATGAGCTGGTGTCCTGGCTGGGCCGGGGCGGCATGGCGGAGACGTGGCATGCCCAGTTGATGGGCGCCGCGGGCGTCACCAAGTCCGTGCTCATCAAGAAGGTCCTGCCCGAGTACGCGGACGACGAAGCCTTCATCTCCATGTTCATCAGCGAGGCGCGCATCTCCGCCACGCTGTCGCACGGCAACATCGCGCAGGTCTACGACTTCGGCCAGGTGGAGAACGAGTACTTCCTCGCCATGGAGTTCGTCGACGGCAAGCCGCTCGACAAGGTGCTCAAGCGCACGATGCGCAGCGGGATGCCCGCCCTGCCCGTCCCCGTCGCCGTCTTCGTCGCGATGGAGATGTGCCGGGGCCTGCACTACGCGCACACGCGCACGGACAGCAGCGGGAAGCCCCTGGGCATCGTCCACCGCGACATCTCCCCGGACAACGTGCTCGTCAGCTACGAGGGCCAGGTCAAGATTGTCGACTTCGGCATCGCCAAGGCGCAGCTGCTGCGCAACTTCAAGACGGCGCCGGGCGTGGTGAAGGGCAAGTACCTCTTCTTCTCCCCGGAGCAGGCGCGCGGGGAAGAGGTGGACGCGCGCACGGACATCTGGGCCACCGGCGTCGTGCTGTATGAGTTGCTCTGCGGCCGGCTGCCCGTGGACGGCCCGCCCCACGTCGTGATGACGAAGATTGCTCACGGGGAGATTCCCCCGTTGAGCCAGGTGCGGCCGGACCTGCCGGAGGCGCTCGACCGCATCGTCCTCAAGGCGTTGAACCCGGATCCGGCGCAGCGCTACGCCACCAGCCACGCGTTCGGGGACGCCCTGGCGGAGTTCCTGTATGCGAACCATCCGCGCTTCTCGTCCTTGAGCCTCGCGCACCTGCTGCGGGTGCTGTTCCGCGGAGACCTGCTGAACGAAGGCCGGGAGCTGGCGGTCCCAGAGGACTTCCTGGAGGAGCTCAAGGCCTGGCGCCAGCCCGTGGCGCAGGATCGGATCCCCACGGTCCGCCACATCCGGGCCCTGAAGCCGCCGCCTCGCCCCGCCACCGCGGCGGTCATCGTCACGCGCGAGTCGCAGGAGGAAGAGGCCCCCGCGCTGCCCACGGCCGAGGTGTCGCCCGTCCGCCGCTCCCGCGCGCCCTGGGTGGGGCTCGCGCTGGGCGGTGCGGCGCTGCTCGCGCTGGGGGGTGGCGCCTGGTGGACCCGGTTCCGGAACGCGCCGGTTCAGGAGCCGCCGCCCCAGGCCAAGGTCGTGGATGCCGGGGTGCTGGTGGTGGAGCAGCTCCCCGAGCCGCCTGCGCCTGAGCCTGAGCCTGAGCCTTCGACTCCACCACCTCCGGTCAATGAGTGGGATGAGACGCGGGTGCGCAAGCTGCTCGAGGACGTGTATCGCCTGGGCAAGAGCAGCAAGGACCTGCCCCGGGCCGCGAAGCTGGTCCAGACCTGTGTGGACGCGCTGCCTGACAACGCGGACTGCCGGCTGGCCGCGGGCTTCGCCTACGAACGGCTCCGGGCCTTCGACAAAAGCGTGCTTCACTACCAGGCCTTCCTGGAGCGCGCCCCCACCACGGACATCCGGCGGAGCGCGGTCGCGGACCGGCTGGCGGACCTGCCGCTGCGCAAGCCGATGGAGTCCACGCCCGCCAGCGAGGCGGAGCTGGAGTCGTCGCGCAACGCCGTCCTGATGAACCTGAGCCGGGGCCAGTTGAAGGAAGCGCTCGACGCCGCCACCCGATGCGTCACGAGCCTGCCCCGTGAGCCGGAGTGTCACCTGTTGCAGGGCGACGTCCTGGCGAGGATGAACCAGGGAGCGAAGGGCGCGCGAAGCTATGAGCGCTTCCTGGCGTTGGCGCCCGCGGACCATCGCCTGCGCCCCTCTGTCCTGCGGAAGCTCGTCGCGCTGCGGGCAACAGGTCCCTAG
- a CDS encoding serine/threonine-protein kinase, with the protein MELRAGDTFGRYELVSWLGRGGMAETWRAQLMGAAGVTKSVLIKKVLPEYADDEAFISMFISEARISATLSHGNVAQVFDFGQVEDEYFLAMEFVDGKPLDKMLKRALKAGLGALPIPVAVFIAMEMCRGLHYAHTRTDGSGKPLGIVHRDISPDNVLVSYEGQVKIVDFGIAKAQLLRGFKTEPGVVKGKYLFFSPEQARGEEVDARTDVWATGIVLYELLCAKLPVDGPPQTVMMKIAHGQLPAPTELRPDLPKELNDLVMKALAPDRKRRFATSHAFGDALAGFLHAHYPRFSSLSLASLLRVLFRADLMNEGRELAVPPEFRGEAKQWGAPALTKLLDAPPPEQVQTRRIVRAVAKPPATETTQPDAAPTLPARTSRKALYGASAVGGLAVVGAGLWFLMDARAPAPVASPVAQQVAVAAPAPKAEPPAQAPVEEPPEAVAVAPAEHIEAPAPAKPAHSTRKSSTRPVRAPQRVQPEEPQPVPVIEEKPAPPTVVAASAVQEPPPAVVEAAPAPRKGVLGLLDSKRQEVQQKVTSLVKTKQQQFSGLLQSQDYDAALEAANDCARNNPGVPECHLMLGDVHAKMNHSRESTQHYETFLKLAPVDHPRRARVLEVLGRSGATD; encoded by the coding sequence ATGGAACTGCGCGCCGGAGATACCTTCGGAAGGTACGAACTGGTGTCCTGGCTGGGCCGGGGCGGCATGGCGGAGACGTGGCGCGCGCAATTGATGGGCGCCGCGGGTGTCACCAAGTCCGTGCTCATCAAGAAGGTCCTGCCCGAGTACGCGGACGACGAGGCCTTCATCTCCATGTTCATCAGCGAGGCGCGCATCTCCGCCACGCTGTCCCATGGCAACGTCGCGCAGGTCTTCGACTTCGGGCAGGTGGAGGACGAGTACTTCCTCGCCATGGAGTTCGTCGACGGCAAGCCGCTCGACAAGATGCTCAAGCGCGCGCTGAAGGCGGGCCTGGGTGCGCTGCCCATTCCGGTGGCTGTCTTCATCGCGATGGAGATGTGCCGGGGCCTGCACTACGCGCACACGCGCACGGATGGCAGCGGGAAGCCCCTGGGCATCGTCCACCGCGACATCTCCCCGGACAACGTGCTCGTCAGCTACGAGGGCCAGGTCAAGATCGTCGACTTCGGCATCGCGAAGGCGCAGCTGCTGCGCGGCTTCAAGACGGAGCCCGGGGTGGTGAAGGGCAAGTACCTCTTCTTCTCCCCGGAGCAGGCGCGCGGGGAAGAGGTGGACGCGCGCACGGACGTCTGGGCCACGGGCATCGTGCTGTACGAGCTGCTGTGCGCGAAGCTTCCGGTGGATGGGCCGCCCCAGACGGTGATGATGAAGATTGCCCACGGACAGCTCCCCGCGCCCACGGAGCTGCGGCCGGACCTGCCGAAGGAGCTGAACGACCTGGTGATGAAGGCGCTGGCGCCGGACCGCAAGCGACGCTTCGCGACCAGCCATGCCTTCGGAGATGCGCTGGCGGGCTTCCTCCATGCCCACTACCCGCGCTTCTCCTCGCTGAGCCTCGCGAGCCTCCTGCGCGTGCTGTTCCGCGCGGACCTGATGAACGAAGGCCGCGAGCTGGCCGTGCCCCCTGAGTTCCGCGGCGAGGCGAAGCAGTGGGGAGCGCCCGCGCTCACGAAGCTGCTGGATGCCCCGCCGCCGGAGCAGGTCCAGACCCGGCGGATCGTGCGCGCCGTTGCGAAGCCTCCGGCGACGGAGACCACGCAGCCCGACGCCGCCCCCACCCTGCCAGCCCGCACCTCTCGCAAGGCGCTCTACGGCGCGAGCGCGGTGGGAGGCCTGGCCGTGGTGGGAGCCGGTCTGTGGTTCCTGATGGACGCCCGCGCCCCTGCGCCCGTCGCATCGCCGGTCGCGCAGCAGGTCGCGGTCGCAGCGCCCGCGCCGAAGGCCGAGCCGCCCGCGCAAGCCCCCGTGGAGGAACCACCGGAAGCGGTGGCGGTGGCGCCGGCGGAGCACATCGAGGCGCCAGCGCCCGCGAAGCCCGCGCATTCCACCCGGAAGTCCTCCACCCGTCCCGTCCGCGCCCCCCAGCGCGTCCAGCCCGAGGAGCCGCAGCCGGTCCCTGTCATCGAGGAGAAGCCCGCGCCGCCGACGGTCGTCGCGGCCAGCGCCGTCCAGGAGCCGCCTCCCGCCGTCGTGGAAGCAGCTCCCGCACCCAGGAAGGGCGTCCTGGGGCTGCTCGACTCCAAGCGGCAGGAGGTGCAACAGAAGGTCACCTCGCTCGTGAAGACGAAGCAGCAGCAGTTCTCCGGTCTGCTCCAGAGCCAGGACTATGACGCGGCCCTGGAAGCCGCCAATGACTGTGCGAGGAACAATCCAGGCGTGCCGGAATGTCACCTCATGCTCGGGGACGTGCACGCGAAGATGAACCATTCGCGTGAGAGCACGCAGCACTACGAGACCTTCCTGAAGCTCGCCCCCGTGGACCATCCCCGCCGGGCGCGCGTCCTGGAGGTGCTTGGGAGGAGCGGCGCCACGGATTGA
- a CDS encoding pseudouridine synthase, which translates to MARKQRTPRWLEAARRRGPEAPSGPGADWLARALGRAGVLPRAEAEQAIRDGRVEVDGRVEREPFAPVGEGTRVRVDGVERALTREVRVLMFHKPAGPVVHGSDPEGVGTVFESLRAVLTPELQGFEWYAVGRLDRDTTGLLLFTNDERLVRHATAPETHLPKRYVARVEGQPPEAALTRLREGLTLEDGPTRPAEAALRAPGVVELTLTEGRHHQVKRMLAAVGHPVLTLHREAVGRVALDVAEGAVRELTAGEVTEGLGFQPGADGA; encoded by the coding sequence ATGGCGCGCAAGCAACGGACGCCGCGATGGCTGGAGGCCGCGAGGCGCAGGGGGCCGGAAGCCCCCTCGGGCCCGGGCGCGGACTGGCTGGCGCGAGCGCTGGGCCGGGCGGGCGTGCTGCCCCGGGCCGAGGCCGAGCAGGCCATCCGCGACGGCCGCGTGGAGGTGGACGGCCGCGTGGAGCGGGAGCCGTTCGCGCCGGTGGGGGAGGGGACGCGGGTGCGCGTGGACGGCGTGGAGCGCGCGCTGACGCGCGAGGTGCGCGTGTTGATGTTCCACAAGCCCGCGGGGCCGGTGGTGCACGGCTCGGATCCGGAGGGTGTGGGCACTGTCTTCGAAAGCCTGCGCGCGGTGCTGACGCCGGAGCTTCAGGGCTTCGAGTGGTACGCGGTGGGCCGCCTGGACCGCGACACCACGGGGCTCCTGCTCTTCACCAACGACGAACGGCTGGTGCGGCACGCGACGGCGCCGGAGACACACCTGCCCAAGCGGTACGTGGCGCGCGTGGAGGGGCAGCCTCCGGAGGCGGCGCTCACGCGACTGCGAGAGGGATTGACGCTGGAGGACGGCCCCACGCGTCCGGCGGAAGCCGCGCTCCGCGCACCCGGCGTGGTGGAGCTCACGCTCACGGAAGGGCGGCACCACCAGGTGAAGCGGATGCTCGCGGCGGTGGGGCACCCGGTGCTCACGCTGCACCGTGAAGCAGTGGGGCGGGTGGCGCTGGACGTGGCGGAAGGGGCCGTCCGCGAGCTGACGGCAGGGGAAGTAACAGAGGGGCTGGGGTTCCAGCCCGGCGCGGATGGCGCATAG
- a CDS encoding protein kinase domain-containing protein translates to MALQAGDTFGRYELVSWLGRGGMAETWRAQLVGDAGVTKPVLIKKVLPEYANDEAFISMFISEARISATLSHGNVAQVFDFGRVDGEYFLAMEFVDGQPLHRVLKRAMKSGMGPLPIPVAVFIAMEMCRGLHYAHTRTDSSGRALGIVHRDISPDNVLLGYEGQVKIVDFGIAKAQLIRGFKTAPGVVKGKYLFFSPEQARGEDVDARTDVWATGVVLYELLCGKLPVEGPPHVVMMRVAHGEIPAPSVLRPELPRELNDIVRKALTSDREQRFESSHAFGDALAGFLHASFPRLSSLSLAHLLRELFKQDLAQEGRELPVPETFRDDLAGWNKPAPPLVKPAVKPRAPIQTGQVDAPQPVTARPDAPAASAPASRKWLLRLGFVFLVASVSWAMFVLGSALPTLAEDTAQTTHPSPEAGPDAEIQVTTGKPSQLREEKARQDLELAKSCLQAQPEDADCHLMMASSYRQLGNFPESALHYRAFLACANPKDSRRDSVTAALGEPMLAQAAALALPSFHSRVRELLDRRAYLLALDLAAQCEAQYPEDAECQLLLGMANARLEKPAESAEHYQKFVLLASEDEPLRQRVADLLRGMGIATPVAPEPPPQFYDFAQSLSAARRAVKKEQPQEAINHYRAAFMLRRSSVEARTGLAILLTQTGEHGDCQEATELLSKLVAEAPTRAKQWYWLGMAHHCTNKLDPAARALKKYLSLEPRGAEAASAREVLQQLAPFAP, encoded by the coding sequence ATGGCACTGCAAGCGGGAGACACCTTCGGACGGTATGAGCTGGTCTCCTGGCTGGGCCGGGGCGGTATGGCGGAGACGTGGCGTGCCCAACTGGTAGGTGACGCGGGCGTCACGAAGCCGGTGCTCATCAAGAAGGTCCTGCCCGAGTACGCCAACGACGAAGCCTTCATCTCCATGTTCATCAGCGAGGCGCGCATCTCCGCCACGCTGTCGCACGGCAACGTCGCGCAGGTCTTCGACTTCGGTCGCGTGGACGGGGAGTACTTCCTGGCCATGGAGTTCGTGGATGGCCAGCCGCTGCACCGCGTGCTCAAGCGCGCGATGAAGAGCGGAATGGGTCCCCTGCCCATTCCCGTCGCCGTGTTCATCGCGATGGAGATGTGCCGGGGCCTGCACTACGCGCACACGCGCACGGACAGCAGCGGCCGGGCCCTGGGCATCGTCCACCGGGACATCTCTCCGGACAACGTGCTCCTGGGTTACGAGGGTCAGGTCAAGATCGTCGACTTCGGCATCGCGAAGGCGCAACTCATCCGTGGCTTCAAGACAGCGCCCGGCGTGGTGAAGGGCAAGTACCTCTTCTTCTCTCCGGAACAGGCGCGCGGAGAGGACGTGGATGCGCGCACGGACGTCTGGGCCACGGGCGTCGTGCTGTATGAGTTGCTCTGCGGAAAGCTGCCCGTGGAGGGGCCACCCCACGTGGTGATGATGCGCGTGGCGCATGGAGAGATTCCCGCGCCGAGCGTGCTCCGGCCGGAGCTTCCGCGGGAGCTGAATGACATCGTGAGGAAGGCGCTGACCTCGGACCGGGAGCAGCGCTTTGAATCCAGCCATGCGTTCGGAGATGCGCTCGCGGGCTTCCTCCACGCAAGCTTTCCCCGACTCTCTTCATTGAGCCTTGCCCATCTGCTGAGGGAGTTGTTCAAGCAGGACCTGGCACAGGAAGGCAGGGAGCTGCCGGTGCCCGAGACCTTTCGCGACGATTTGGCGGGATGGAACAAGCCCGCGCCGCCACTCGTCAAACCAGCCGTCAAGCCCCGTGCCCCCATCCAGACCGGGCAGGTCGACGCGCCGCAGCCTGTCACCGCCAGGCCCGATGCACCCGCGGCGTCAGCCCCGGCTTCAAGAAAGTGGCTGCTTCGGTTGGGGTTCGTCTTCCTGGTGGCCAGCGTGAGTTGGGCCATGTTCGTCCTGGGCAGTGCCTTGCCGACCCTCGCGGAGGACACAGCGCAAACAACGCATCCATCGCCGGAGGCCGGGCCGGATGCGGAGATACAGGTCACCACCGGTAAGCCTTCTCAGCTCCGGGAGGAGAAGGCCCGCCAGGATTTGGAACTCGCGAAGTCCTGCCTCCAGGCGCAGCCAGAGGACGCTGACTGCCACCTGATGATGGCGAGCAGCTACCGACAACTCGGCAACTTCCCGGAGAGCGCGCTCCACTACCGGGCGTTCCTCGCCTGCGCGAACCCAAAGGATTCGCGGAGGGATTCCGTGACCGCGGCGTTGGGAGAACCCATGCTTGCGCAGGCCGCGGCCCTTGCCCTCCCCTCTTTCCACTCGCGGGTTCGTGAGCTGCTGGATCGGCGTGCGTACCTCCTGGCCCTCGACCTGGCAGCCCAGTGCGAGGCGCAGTATCCCGAAGACGCGGAGTGCCAGCTGCTGCTCGGGATGGCGAACGCGCGGCTGGAGAAGCCAGCTGAAAGCGCCGAGCACTACCAGAAGTTCGTGCTCCTGGCCTCCGAGGATGAGCCCTTGCGCCAACGTGTCGCAGACCTGTTGCGTGGCATGGGAATCGCTACCCCCGTTGCCCCGGAGCCGCCGCCGCAATTCTATGATTTCGCGCAGTCGCTGTCGGCCGCCCGCAGGGCCGTCAAGAAGGAGCAGCCCCAGGAAGCAATCAATCACTACCGGGCTGCCTTCATGCTCAGACGAAGTTCCGTTGAGGCCAGGACTGGACTGGCCATCCTGCTGACCCAGACGGGTGAGCACGGGGACTGCCAGGAGGCCACGGAGCTGCTCTCGAAGCTGGTCGCCGAGGCCCCGACTCGTGCGAAGCAATGGTACTGGCTGGGAATGGCGCACCACTGCACGAACAAATTGGACCCAGCAGCTCGCGCCCTCAAGAAGTACCTGTCCCTGGAGCCCCGGGGCGCCGAGGCCGCCAGCGCTCGCGAGGTCCTCCAGCAGCTTGCGCCCTTCGCGCCCTGA
- a CDS encoding DoxX family protein has product MPPFDSARFTLWLPQLLCAVFLAILFLQSGLDKVVDWKGNLGWLTGHFSKSPLKGVVTPMLAVITLMELASGALSAAGAVALLVNGNPFLAYLGAVLSALSLLALFFGQRMAKEYAGAAVLVPYFVVTVAAVYLLRLA; this is encoded by the coding sequence ATGCCGCCTTTTGACTCCGCCCGCTTCACCCTCTGGCTCCCGCAGCTCCTGTGCGCCGTCTTCCTGGCCATCCTCTTCCTGCAGTCCGGCCTGGACAAGGTCGTGGACTGGAAGGGCAACCTGGGCTGGCTGACGGGCCACTTCTCCAAGTCGCCCCTGAAGGGCGTGGTGACGCCGATGCTGGCGGTCATCACGCTGATGGAGCTGGCGTCCGGGGCGCTGAGCGCGGCGGGCGCGGTGGCGCTGCTGGTGAACGGCAACCCGTTCCTCGCGTACCTGGGCGCGGTGCTCTCCGCGCTGTCGCTGCTGGCCCTCTTCTTCGGCCAGCGCATGGCGAAGGAGTACGCGGGCGCCGCCGTGCTGGTGCCGTACTTCGTGGTCACCGTCGCGGCGGTGTACCTGCTGCGGCTGGCGTGA
- a CDS encoding serine/threonine protein kinase, producing MALQAGDVFGRYELVSWLGRGGMAETWRAQLVGDAGVTKPVLIKKVLPEYANDEAFISMFISEARISATLSHGNVAQVFDFGRVDGEYFLAMEFVDGQPLHRVLKRAMKSELGALPIPVAVFIAMEMCRGLHYAHTRTDSTGRPLGIVHRDISPDNVLLGYEGQVKIVDFGIAKAQLLRGFKTAPGVVKGKYLFFSPEQARGEDVDARTDVWATGVVLYELLCGKLPVEGPPHVVMMRVARGEIPAPSVLRPELPQELNDIVRKALTPDREQRFESSHAFGDALAGFLYSNFPRFSSMTIAHLLRVLFRGDLANEGRELSVPGSFLEELKAWRAQAAPEEAVTPPPATGRQTRRLRPVNPHVTETTQPRSIAAASGTPRPLLYGLSVGGLLVVGASLWLLMDAHSSGATVGAPPPTPIRAPVTEQQSPPPVTPEKRAEAPPQPAEVPQTPPETDAHQAPQTSDETTASSTTDVVLPSSIDAIQREVLRLSKVDAPAALRMSEACALKMPKTPECYLMLGVVYATLKDHKKSEQSYETFLTLTPEGYPKRDLVIRALGEMSKSNSSPSRASVEGHAFIELEREWAKTKALFLTLEKNHSCEAMGLQCQRYGTLVEGFNEGGSKTPTLKEVRTLYNQLKEVQRRQE from the coding sequence ATGGCACTCCAAGCGGGCGACGTCTTCGGACGATATGAGCTGGTCTCCTGGCTGGGCCGGGGCGGTATGGCGGAGACGTGGCGTGCCCAACTGGTAGGTGACGCGGGCGTCACGAAGCCGGTCCTCATCAAGAAGGTCCTGCCCGAGTACGCCAACGACGAAGCCTTCATCTCCATGTTCATCAGCGAGGCGCGCATCTCCGCCACGCTGTCACACGGCAACGTCGCGCAGGTCTTCGACTTCGGCCGCGTGGATGGAGAGTACTTCCTGGCCATGGAGTTCGTGGATGGCCAGCCGCTGCACCGCGTCCTCAAGCGGGCGATGAAGAGTGAGCTGGGTGCGCTGCCCATTCCGGTGGCCGTGTTCATCGCGATGGAGATGTGCCGGGGGCTTCACTACGCGCACACGCGCACGGACAGCACTGGCCGGCCGCTGGGCATCGTCCACCGGGACATCTCTCCGGACAACGTGCTCCTGGGTTACGAGGGTCAGGTCAAGATCGTCGACTTCGGCATCGCGAAGGCGCAGCTGCTGCGCGGCTTCAAGACGGCGCCGGGCGTGGTGAAGGGCAAGTACCTCTTCTTCTCTCCGGAGCAGGCGCGCGGAGAGGACGTGGATGCGCGCACGGACGTCTGGGCCACGGGCGTCGTGCTGTATGAGTTGCTCTGCGGGAAGCTGCCGGTGGAGGGGCCACCCCACGTGGTGATGATGCGCGTGGCGCGTGGGGAGATTCCCGCTCCGAGCGTGCTTCGGCCGGAGCTTCCGCAGGAGTTGAATGACATCGTGAGGAAGGCGCTGACCCCGGACCGGGAGCAGCGCTTTGAATCCAGCCACGCGTTCGGGGACGCGCTGGCGGGGTTCCTGTATTCGAACTTCCCGCGCTTCTCCTCCATGACCATCGCGCACCTGTTGCGCGTGCTGTTCCGGGGCGACCTGGCGAACGAAGGCCGCGAGCTGTCCGTGCCGGGGTCCTTCCTGGAGGAGCTGAAGGCCTGGAGAGCGCAGGCCGCACCCGAGGAGGCGGTGACACCGCCGCCCGCCACCGGGCGTCAGACCCGGCGTCTCCGGCCGGTCAACCCGCATGTCACGGAGACCACCCAGCCGCGGTCCATCGCGGCGGCATCTGGCACCCCGCGCCCGCTGCTCTACGGGCTGAGCGTGGGAGGACTGCTGGTCGTGGGCGCGAGCCTGTGGCTCCTCATGGATGCGCATTCCTCCGGGGCCACCGTGGGAGCCCCGCCGCCCACACCCATCCGTGCGCCAGTCACCGAGCAGCAATCCCCGCCGCCGGTCACACCGGAGAAGCGAGCCGAGGCGCCTCCGCAACCCGCGGAAGTCCCCCAGACTCCGCCTGAAACCGATGCCCACCAGGCTCCACAGACTTCCGACGAGACCACGGCCTCAAGCACGACGGACGTCGTCCTGCCCAGCTCAATCGACGCGATACAGCGTGAAGTCCTGAGACTATCCAAAGTGGACGCCCCAGCAGCGCTAAGGATGTCAGAAGCCTGCGCACTCAAGATGCCCAAGACTCCAGAGTGCTACCTCATGCTTGGCGTCGTCTACGCCACGCTCAAAGACCACAAGAAGAGCGAGCAGTCCTACGAGACATTCCTGACACTCACCCCCGAAGGCTACCCCAAGAGAGATCTTGTCATCAGGGCCTTGGGGGAGATGTCGAAATCGAATTCGTCACCCTCCCGCGCTTCCGTGGAGGGCCATGCATTCATCGAATTGGAGAGGGAATGGGCGAAGACAAAGGCGCTCTTCCTGACGCTCGAGAAGAACCACAGCTGCGAGGCCATGGGGCTGCAGTGTCAGCGCTACGGCACGCTCGTGGAGGGGTTCAACGAGGGCGGCAGCAAGACGCCGACCCTCAAGGAAGTGCGGACCCTCTACAACCAGCTCAAGGAAGTGCAGCGTCGTCAGGAGTAG
- a CDS encoding threonine/serine ThrE exporter family protein: MCAPVVSTRPPETADVPPEFAAALAPPPPGPAVAFVLRLGQALHRHGTPAHRLEGLMLRVSERLGLEARFFSTPTSIFASFGPPEDLRTSLIRVEPGDMDLERLILLDMLADDVIQGRLTPAEGATRVEDILARPPRYGPALQLLCWMLAGASAALLFGGGWKEMGVSGFSSLAIGVLDLVTRKQPTTARVLEPVAAVLSAAFAGIAAHFFGPLHGEVATLAGLIVLLPGLTLTVAVNEVATRNLISGTSRLTHAALIFLQLGFGAALGSRVATVLPPVPTPPLPAVLPPGTAVVALVVAGFAIAVLFRARPRDWGWIALAGAAAFMGARLGALLLGPQLGAFAGALLLGIGSNALARLRNRPAVTTVVPGLMLLVPGSVGFRSLASLLERDVVAGVDTAFSMLMVAVALAAGLLSANAIMPSRKVL; the protein is encoded by the coding sequence ATGTGCGCGCCCGTCGTGTCCACGCGCCCTCCCGAAACCGCTGATGTGCCGCCCGAGTTCGCCGCCGCGCTCGCGCCCCCACCTCCCGGCCCCGCGGTGGCCTTCGTGCTGCGCCTGGGCCAGGCCCTGCACCGCCACGGCACGCCCGCCCACCGCCTGGAAGGGCTGATGCTGCGGGTGAGCGAGCGGCTGGGCCTGGAGGCCCGCTTCTTCTCCACGCCCACCTCCATCTTCGCCTCCTTCGGCCCGCCCGAGGACCTGCGCACCAGCCTCATCCGCGTGGAGCCCGGCGACATGGACCTGGAGCGCCTCATCCTCCTGGACATGCTCGCGGACGACGTCATCCAGGGACGCCTCACGCCAGCGGAGGGCGCCACCCGCGTGGAGGACATCCTCGCCCGGCCGCCGCGCTACGGCCCCGCCCTCCAGTTGCTCTGCTGGATGCTGGCGGGCGCGTCCGCGGCCCTGCTCTTCGGCGGTGGCTGGAAGGAGATGGGCGTGTCTGGCTTCAGCAGCCTGGCCATCGGCGTGCTGGACCTGGTGACGCGCAAGCAGCCCACCACGGCGCGGGTGCTGGAGCCCGTGGCGGCCGTGCTGTCCGCCGCGTTCGCGGGCATCGCGGCCCACTTCTTCGGCCCGCTGCACGGCGAGGTGGCTACGCTCGCGGGACTCATCGTCCTCCTGCCCGGCCTCACGCTCACCGTCGCCGTCAACGAGGTGGCCACGCGCAACCTCATCTCCGGCACGTCGCGCCTCACCCACGCCGCGCTCATCTTCCTGCAGTTGGGCTTCGGCGCGGCCCTGGGCAGCCGCGTGGCCACGGTGCTGCCTCCGGTGCCCACGCCGCCCCTGCCCGCGGTGCTGCCGCCCGGCACGGCCGTCGTCGCGCTGGTGGTGGCGGGCTTCGCCATCGCGGTGCTCTTCCGCGCCCGGCCGCGCGACTGGGGATGGATTGCCCTGGCCGGCGCCGCCGCGTTCATGGGCGCGCGACTGGGAGCACTGCTGCTGGGGCCTCAGCTGGGCGCCTTCGCGGGGGCGCTGCTCCTGGGCATCGGGAGCAACGCGCTGGCGCGGCTGCGCAACCGGCCCGCCGTCACCACCGTGGTGCCGGGCCTGATGCTGCTCGTGCCCGGCAGCGTGGGCTTCCGCAGCCTCGCGTCGCTGCTGGAGCGCGACGTGGTGGCCGGCGTGGACACGGCCTTCTCCATGCTGATGGTCGCGGTGGCGCTGGCGGCGGGCCTGCTGTCCGCCAACGCCATCATGCCCTCGCGCAAGGTGCTCTAG